The window GCCATTGTTAGAGTGGGAGAAGATGTTATTGTCCCAAAAGGGGCtttaagagtaaaataaagtATTGTTAGAGTGGGGAAGATGTCATGGTCCCAAAAAGGGCTTTGAGAGTAAGATTGAGCATTGTTAAAGTGGGAGAAGATGAGGGCTCTCAGCTTAAGAAAGATTAAGCATTATTAGAGTGGGGGAAAGATGTCATGGTCCCAAGAGGGGCTCTTAGAGTGAGATTGAGCATTGTTAAAGTGGGATAAAGATGTCATGGTCCCAAAAGGGGTTCTGATAGTAAGATTGAGCATTGATAAAGTAAGGGAAGATGGGAGTTCTATGAATAAGAAAGATTAAGCATTGTTAGAGTGGGGGAAAGATGTCATGGTCCCAAAAAGGGCTTTGAGAGTAAGATTGCGCATTGTTAAAGTGAGGGAAGCCCTTTGAGAGTAAGATTGAGTATCATTGTTAGAGTGGGGCAAGATGTCATTGTCCCAAAGGGGCTTTAAGAGTAAAATGAATCATTGTTAGAGTGGGGGAAGACGTCATGATCCCAAAAAGGGCTCTAAGAGTAAGATTAACCATTGTTAAAATGGGAGAAGATGGGGGCTCTGAGCTTAAGAAAGATTAAGCATTATTAGAGTGGGGGAAAGATGTCATGGTCCCAAAAGGGACTCTAAGAGTAAGATTGAGCATTGTTAAAGTGGGGGAAGATGGGGGCTTTGAGCTTAAGCAAGATTAAGCATTATTAAAGTGGGAGAAAGATGTCATGGTCCTAAAAGGGGCTCTGAGAGTAAGATTGAGCATTATTAAAGTGAGGGAAATATGTCATGGTCCCAAAAGGGGTTCTGATAATAAGATTGAGCATTATTAAAGTGAGGGAAATATGTCATGGTCCCAAAAGGGGTTTTGATAATAAGATTGAGCATTGATAAAGTAAGGGAAGATGAGAGTTCTATGAATAAGAAAGGTTAAGCATTGTTATAGTGGGAGAAAGATGTCATGGTCCTAAAGGGGGCTCTAAGAGTAAGATTGCACATTGTTAAAGTGAGGGAAGCCCTTTGAGAGTAAGATTGAGCATCATTGTTAGAGTGGGGCAAGATGTTATTGTCCCAAATGAGGCTTTAAGAGTAAGAAAGATTAAGCATTATTAAAGTGGGGGGAAGCCCTTTGAGAGTAAGATTTAGTATTGTTAAAGTAAGGGAATATGTCATGATCCCAAAAGGGGCTTTAAGAGTAAGAAAGATTAAGAATTGTTATAGTGAGGAAAGATGAGGGCTTTGAGAGTAAGAAAGATTAAGCATTGTTAGAGTTAGGGGAAAATGTCATGATCCTAGAGAGGGCTCTAAGAGTAAGATTGAGCATTGTCCCAAAAGGGGCTCTGAGAGTAAGATTGagtatttttagaataaaggaaaatgggGACTCTGAGAGTAAGAAAGATTAAGCATTAAGCCCTCTGAGAGTAAGATTGAGCATTGTCCCAAAAAGGGCTCTGAGAGTAAGATTGAGTATTTTTAGAATAAGGGAAAATGGGGACTCTAAGAGTAAGAAAGATTAAGCATTGTTAAAGTGGGGGAAGCCCTCTGAGAGTAAGATTGAGCATTGTCCCAAAAGGGGCTCTAAGAGTAAGATTGAGTATTTTTAGAATAAGGAAAAATGGCGACTCTAAGAGTAAGAAAGATTAAGCATTGTTAAAGTGGGGGAAGCCCTCTGAGAGTAAGATTGAAGCCCTCTGAGAGTAAGATTGAGCATTGTCCCAAAAGGGGCTCTGAGAGTAAGATTGAGTATTTTTAGAATAAGGAAAAATGGCGACTCTAAGAGTAAGAAAGATTAAGCATTGTTAAAGTGGGGGAAGCCTTCTGAGAGTAAGATTGAGCATTGTTAGAGTGGGAGAAGATGTCCTGATCCAAAAGAGGGCTCTGAAAGTAAAAAAGACTAAATATTGTTAAAGTGAGGGAAGATATCATGGTTTTAGATGGGGCTGTAAGAGTAAGATTGAGTATTGTTAGAGTGGGGGAAAATGGGGGCTTTGAGAGTAAAATTAAGCATTATTAAAGTGGGAGAAGATGTCATGATCCCAGAGAGGGCTCTGAGAGCCAATATCGGCTATGTCATATTAATTATGTACTAAAGTGAGATtgagcatttaaaaatttatactaTCTTCAACTCATGAGTCCccaagagtttttttttttttttacggGGACAAAATTGTGATGTCAACagaacaaaacaaataatacCTTGAAGACAAAATCGTGAGTCTAATAGATCAAAATGAACAATATCTTACAGTTTGATATGAATGGTGACACCTTGGTACATGAAATTGAAGTTGGAATTCATTGCTTAATTCTTGTTAACCTTATCAAATTTATGAATAACTTTTTATCGTTAAATTGGATGATCAATtgttttaaaagtttaagttATAAAAATAGACTCAATtatcatatataaattttaaaagcgACCCTTCATATACAAATCGAatgaattattaataaatttacacgtgaattaattaaatattataaaatcttACCAACGATGGACACAATAAAAGacacatttttttaaaacttgaaTTCGGGGTTGCATGTTTAGTTGAGTGACCAATTATCTTAAAAATCTAAACTAATAGAAAAGAGTCAACATTCCGTGAGCTTGTAAAGTTTTGAGACAAGAATGTAGTAAAAAAGCAGTGCCTTGCTTTTAGAACCGCAAAAATTGCTCTATGGTTGTGGACATCCTTGTTAAATTTCTTATCAAGTGCTTTTATTGAGATCCGTTCTGAAAGCGACAGGAGACGACATTAATGTAGCGTGATCTCAGGTAAGTCCATGAATGTAGTCTTGCAGATTTGGAGTCATCGGCCATATGGTCCCTGGTATCGGAACATGATTCTCCAGGTCGGTCAATAAAGGACCCCTACACTTGatttcttgttcttccttcCATAAGCTGCAATAAAGTCCTGacatttttcctctttttttttctcttttcgtTTGGCAATAAATTCAACCTTGTCTACCTTGGGGACAGtaaatttttcatgttttagttcATCGACGAGTGTTACCATGTCTGTCAGGAACTGAATACAATAAAGGGTGGCAGGTTCCACCTTGGGTCAATCTAATTGCCTTACATATTTGACTGTTTACTGACGCTGTTCAATCTTTCTCCGGAGCTGACTCTTGTAGCGAAAGATGTTTTGAGGGCAATTCATCAATGGCTTTTTCACCAAAATTCTTAGCTCACTGTCAATTCCAGATTAAAAACTGGAATGGGAAATCGAGACTTGGAGATATCTTTATATGAGAAAGCATTTACAAACTACTCGAGATCAAAATCTATACAGAGAAACAGTGAGTTTATATTACTTCAAGACGAAGTACTCCTCCATACATCTATACAATCATCTAACAATCGACTTCCGGACTCAATCTCTATCTATCCTTTTGGCTACCAAAAATAGCCTCCCTGGTAACAAGCTTTATTCCTCTCACCCATAGCTCAGCCATTTCAAACCCACCTTGACACACAAAATGGAACTCTTTGTTCTTGGTAGTCACAACCCGAAATACTCCAGGTTCGTTGGCATCGCCCTTGCTGCGCCTGTTCCTCTTAAAGGCTGGACTTGGTCCTAATTCTGCCTCTCGACATGTCACATTTCGTCGACTTGACTTTCCCCACTGCAGCACTCCGGCGGACCCCACCATTTTCACGTTTTTCCCGTGTGGCTTTCCCTTGCCTCCCCTGGTATGCTTCATTACAGGGGCACCACCAAGAACAAGCTTGCGAGCAAGCTCATCTAGAATCACACGTTCTGCATCATTTTTCAAGCCAGCAGTTTTTCTAGCAAGAGAGAGTGCGGTTTCCCCTTTAGCATTCCTAAAATCACAATTCGCTCCGTGTGAGATTAAGAGCTCACACATGGAACCGTGGCCTTCCCTAGCTGCTAACATAAGCGGAGTGTAGCCATCTCCATCAGGGACATTTACATCATAGCCCCTGCTTTTTAACAATTTGACAGCATCCAAATCTCCATGACGTGCTGCACAATGCAAAGCATAGAAGCCTCCAGCATTGCGGTTGCCCTTTTCAAGTGCAAAATCAAGCATCACCTTCTCAAACAGGTCACGATTCTGGTTCAGTTCAGACAAGGTAATTGCAGTCTCACCAGATTTGTTGCACAGCTTAACATCAGCCCCGGCATAAACCAGCAACCTGAATGCTTCAACATGACCCTTTAAGGCAGCAACCATGACTGCTGAGAAACCATTATCATCCTGATAATCAAGATCAACTTCTCTCCTTTCTATCAGAGCTTTTAGGGCATCAGCATCACCAGCTTGAGCAACAAACATTAAGGGAGAGAAAACTGAAACGTTGCTTGACTTGGGTATCTTTCCAACCTTGATTACGTCTAGCACTGCTTGCTGAAAACCAAGGGACCACCGGTTTGATTCAGCAATTGAAATAGCAGACTGACCAGAGACATTAACTAAGCCAAAGTCAGCACCAGCCCTGGTCAACACTTTAAGACATTCTTCATGCCTGTACTTTGCACAAACCATCAAAGCTGTGTCACCAATATCTGTCTTGGAATTTAGATCACAACCAGAATCAATGAGGGATTGAAGGGTTGCTGACAAGCCAAGACGGGCAGCCATGTGTATCGGACGGAACTCAGTTTTCATGGTTTTAACTGGGGATTCTACATTTGCGCCACAATTCAAGAGCACTTTGACAGCTGCAGCATTGCCACAAAGGATAGCATGGTGGAGGACGGTTCTTCCATAGTGAGGTGTCTCAAGGGTGAGGTGCTGAAGGAGCATGCGCAAGATGGCACCACTACcttcaaaatattctacaGCACACCAACTGATAGCATAGGGTTCAGCCAGTCCTGCACCCACTCGAAACTCTTCACCTGTAGTCGTGTCCCACGACCATGCTCCCAGACTTACTTTAATATCGGTTGGGGTCCCAGCCTGCTTTATGTTTTTGGATGTGCAAGATAATGAGCTAAACTGGTTTAGAAGGTaagaaacaaataataaaaacaataacaGAGAAGGATTGCTCAAAGCATGttacttattttttaatgcAACTCTTTAAACTCTCTTTGTTGACTTATCGGGGGAATATAAAACGCCATCTTGCTAAAATCAACTGTTCTTAAGGGAAATAAAGTACCACAAAGGTTGACCAGATCCAGATGTGATGCAACTATTATTTGAATATGCTAGAGATTTAGATGCTAGTCATAATGAGCATTCAGATTCCAAAATTGTACATCACACAGGTATTTCGTGGCATGAAGCATTTATTTCAGAGTTTTGGAAAATTGTGTAAAACATACAGTACACTAAAAGATTAGAAGGTCACCTGTAGAAGCAAGCAAACAACAGAGACCTGCCTACTAACAACAGCAGCCACAAGTGCTGTGCAGTCAACATTTGTGTGCAAAGAAGGTTTAGACGACCGGAGCAGCTGCCTATGACTTGCACTTGCATCAACACCACACTGTAATTGAGCAGGAGAGCCATTAGATTATCATGCAAAATCTAATATAAATAACACGTAATCAAAATTACATCACAAGCTTAATAGAATGGTGGATCAACTGAAAAACACCAgtagaaattaatttatcatctttatGAGTTCTTGAATAATGTGGAAGTTATTATACTGCTGCCAAACTAGTAACAGATTAAAATCATCAAGAACTTATCTAATTGTCAAAAAGCCAAAGTTGGCTAAATCAGCAATAAGGGCATCAATACCAATAACCCAACTTACCATGAGGCCTAACAGAGCATGCAGGCCAACAGCAGGTAAAAGCCAGAATTACATGCCATTCTAATGGTTAAAACTGTTGACCTGCTCCATTGTTGTGTTTTATTATAGTGGGTTTTCGAGCCTTACTCATGTAAAATTTGAGGCTAAGTGGTGCATGTGATAAAGTATGATGGTTTTACCTTTATGAGGGTGTCCACCACTTCCACAAACCCCCTGCAGCATGCTGTGACGAGAGCATGAACAGCAACATGTGGCCGAATTAAATCAGAGCCCATGAGCAGTTCTGCAAGCCTTGCTTGCCCATGGCCGCTTGCCTCTAGAAGAGCTTCCTCACAAGCTGGCTGAGAAGCCCCAGCTTTAAGCAAGATTTCGAGAATCTCAAAGTGGCCCTCCCTCACTGCTACTGTTGTTGCAAAGCCTTTGAAGAGTTTCTGATTCACATCAGCTCCTATGCTCTGTCATTTGAAGTGTACCAACTTTAGTGCATAATATAAagggttttttgttttctttttgacaGTTTAAGTTGGggtaaaaagaatttaaacttGGCACTCATTTTTTGAGCTAATTTTACCATAAGCCTAATACTTTGGCCACAGTATAAAACACAACATGATATCATACTCTgtaagttttcttttctttctccccTTTTCTTAAAATCTTACAGAGGTCgataagaagaaaatattaCCACTAGCATAGTGACTATTTTGGATTCTTCATCAGGTAACAAAATCTCACAGCTACAAACAGACAAAAATGGGGAACAACACTGATTGGTAGACAGAGAAGCGTAGAACTTTCTTCAAGAAATGCATGAAGATTTCAATCAAAAAAGGATATGGGGGATGCATCATGTAAGTGTACCGTTTTTTACTTCAAACTCAAGCCAATGCTCAGTGACAACCCAGTATGGGCGCTTGCAGAGCATATTTCCATAGAATAAATATGCAAGTCAATAAAACTTCCCGCTCTTACTTATTTTTGAATGCTATAACATCTATCTTCCTAGTTATATAATGGAAGACAAAATTTCGAATAACTTGATGcaaaaaaaaaccagaaacTATAATGGCCTAACGGAACAAGAAAATCTCTAATGGATTTACTTCAGGAAAGAAAAACTATGTTTATGAATTAAAAACAGGAAAAAGGACAAATTAAATCGCACACATATTATTGAACACTAAATATCTTGGACTATATTATACTCTTATATTTTCACTTTAATCAATATAAGAGAAGTATAATTGGCAAACCAAACAAGTAACATATAAATGAATGAGGACCAAATCGAAAAATTTGGTCTACAGCAGCCAAGATTAACACTGCCAATCCAACTCTTGATCAAAGTCCAGAGACAGGATCATCTAATTTGACCAAAACAAAAGCTGAAAATGATTAAGTTTTTGTTAAAGCAAactaaaatgatttaatagCCTACTAAAAGCTGTCTCAACTAAAAGATTAACAGCTCCccagaaaatgaaaatattacataGACCCTCGCCATAAACAATCAGGTAGACATATTCATTACGAATATTTCTCAAATAGACCATTGCATTTATTAtttctaaatatatatgaaagaCATCGGTAGCGCATACATTTACTCATGTATTTAGTTTTTACAGTAAGAAAAGGCAGTAAATTTTGTGCTTCACAGGGGGGCACAAACCAAATATTCATACCAAGGAAAGTATGAAGTAACCAGAGCAGTAGTGTTGGTAGAGATTAAAGGCAAATATTAAATACATACGAAtgaaagataataaaatttaccATACTGAATTAAAGAAGCTTACTTAACTCtgtacaaattttcattttccattattattatatggTAATTCTTACCGTAGGTAATTCCGTAATTAAATTATGGGGACCAGAGCAGGGGAAAGCAATAAAGCGAGCAAAGACACAGTGAATCTTTCAAGATACGAAAAAGTTTTAGGTAGAAAAAGAACATTGATTTTCGAAGATTATGTCCGAGGAACATGTTAGATGTAACCTTAGCTTCctcaatttttgagaaaaccaaaaagttgaaaaaagcGTAAGGAAgtaattattgattaaagaacagaaaattacgagaaataataaattagcttaaaattcaaataatttgagCACTTCGAAAAAGTAGAAGATCAGCAAACTTCTCAGTTGAgattgaaatttgaatttgaaaaaaactCGTTTCGAAGTGAGAATATCTTATCCTCTTACTTTTTCTCAGTAGCCAAACAGAGTATCACAGAGAGTGCATGTGAAACGCTCCAAAATCGACAAATCAACAGGTAAAGCCTTTGGTTTTTACTAAATTTTGGACAATGTCGTTAAAAATGGAGACTTCAAGAGCAACGATCTGATCCTCTTGGCCTAAAACATTGATTTTCAGTTCCAAGCTTATGATTTCGGAAATTTTCACTTAttcgaaaaaaaaagaataaattatgGAAATACTTCttaaaaaatagttaaaaatcaGTGCACGCAACTCAAAAGTTTAACTCTGATCACTGAAATCCAGAGTAGCGTAAAACGCGTGAGAATCACAAGCAAAACGAcaatggaaatgagaaaaaatcgtaaatttcaagaaaaaagagagaacaaAAAGATTTCAACTTTGATCATCAAAACGAGGAAAAAAATAACTGTAAAACGCGACGTTAATGAAACAGTTTGAATCACAAACCCGATCAAAAcgaaaaagcaaaaagagtaaaaaaacgAAACTTTTGTGTTGCATTACCAGTAGTTTCTTTACGAGAGCGACACTTCCAACATGAACAGCGAGGAAAAGAGCTGTGACGTCAGTTTTAAACTCTTCATACTCGACGCGCACCTCACTCGCCAATTCTTCTCGTAAAACGACTTCAGTCTTCCTCGTTTTCAAGCAGACGGCGCCGACGAAGTTGACGTCGACGAACGGATCGGCTATGCACTCGAGAGCGGACATCAGATCGCTGGATAACGAAGCTTCGAGCAGACGCTGGGAAACTTCAGCCTCGTAGTCGACGGGAACCACCTGTCTGCTGCCGGAAAACACCATCATTGTTACACTTGGCGGTTTGTTTAAGGTAGCACCAAAAGCCAATGTAACTTCAGGTGAGAGATGGCATACGAGGATACCGAGGCTCAAGGGAGAAGCTCTCAAGAAAAAGgacaacaaaaattaaaaagacaaAACTTGAAATAAGTGAGCGCCAGAGACTGAAGAGAGGATGGTGGCTTATTTATTGGAACGGtttgttttttacttttattttttactgcGGATAAAGATTTAGGCGGAGGATGTGAGGTGGGCCCGGGCTTTGTAAATTGTTGGCGTCAGACAGAAGACCACTTCGCTTGAATATCGGTAATAATCGTCCGTTTGAGATCTCAAATCAGGACCGTTTGATGGGCATTAATATTGATATCTGGACCATTTAAGTTTATTACCGATAAACGAatcttttaaacatttaagttttatttggtaaaaattaaaaaaaaaagcttaacaaaattttttaactttaattgtTCACAAAAAGGGGTTGGTACCAAACGGACCTATTGAGACCAACAATTATGGTTAAATTAAGAATCTCTAACTAATTGATGTTGAGATAAGGCAGGGGATTTAAAAtggtaatattttaatttgatttccTCTTTGATGCTGTTTTGCCTTATTACTTTCTTTTTGAACTTCTTTCCATGCaattgtcaaatttgattgcAA is drawn from Theobroma cacao cultivar B97-61/B2 chromosome 4, Criollo_cocoa_genome_V2, whole genome shotgun sequence and contains these coding sequences:
- the LOC18600957 gene encoding ankyrin repeat domain-containing protein 50; protein product: MMVFSGSRQVVPVDYEAEVSQRLLEASLSSDLMSALECIADPFVDVNFVGAVCLKTRKTEVVLREELASEVRVEYEEFKTDVTALFLAVHVGSVALVKKLLSIGADVNQKLFKGFATTVAVREGHFEILEILLKAGASQPACEEALLEASGHGQARLAELLMGSDLIRPHVAVHALVTACCRGFVEVVDTLIKCGVDASASHRQLLRSSKPSLHTNVDCTALVAAVVSRQVSVVCLLLQAGTPTDIKVSLGAWSWDTTTGEEFRVGAGLAEPYAISWCAVEYFEGSGAILRMLLQHLTLETPHYGRTVLHHAILCGNAAAVKVLLNCGANVESPVKTMKTEFRPIHMAARLGLSATLQSLIDSGCDLNSKTDIGDTALMVCAKYRHEECLKVLTRAGADFGLVNVSGQSAISIAESNRWSLGFQQAVLDVIKVGKIPKSSNVSVFSPLMFVAQAGDADALKALIERREVDLDYQDDNGFSAVMVAALKGHVEAFRLLVYAGADVKLCNKSGETAITLSELNQNRDLFEKVMLDFALEKGNRNAGGFYALHCAARHGDLDAVKLLKSRGYDVNVPDGDGYTPLMLAAREGHGSMCELLISHGANCDFRNAKGETALSLARKTAGLKNDAERVILDELARKLVLGGAPVMKHTRGGKGKPHGKNVKMVGSAGVLQWGKSSRRNVTCREAELGPSPAFKRNRRSKGDANEPGVFRVVTTKNKEFHFVCQGGFEMAELWVRGIKLVTREAIFGSQKDR